The window aaaatcccatTTTTGGAGATGTTTGTTCAGATGAGTTTACCGCTGAGATGAGAATAATTCCTTGGAAGATTTGTTCTGCAAGCTTCTGGCCTTTATAATCCTTCAGCACATGGAGGAAATGATTGGTTAGGTTAATATCAGGTACCTTTTCTCTgcaataaagtatttatttttacagtttattctaTAATTTACCACAAATTGAAAGATACCTTCAGTGCAAAATGAAacacttcaaaacaaaagacgTGTAATTACATTAACTTTATAACTGTTTAAGCCTTTAAAATCTTTAtacatttaatgttattttatgcACACTTCTGATTTCAGAACACATTGCAATAAGCGCTTTATTGTCATAACGGTTGCAGTGATACAGATGCTCGACGTGTTAGCTTAGATACGGAAATCTGAGGGGGAAAACGCATTTACTAACTGCTAAtgttcaactttaaaataaataaaggagcTTTTCTTACCATATGCGTGGGAATGGACTTAAATACGGACAGCATGTTTTCTATTTAAGTAAACGGTATAAGCTTAAAGATGTTAGCTTAATTTAGGTAGCAGTTAAACTTCCGGTTCCTAAAACATACGTCGTACTGTGAAGGACCCCTAGCCCGCCACTTCCGGGGTGTCTTAACCATTGCACTTCTTTGTTTTGCTatgttttgtattgttttacttttccttCCTGTACATCTATCTTGTGGATACCTTTTAACGTTTTTTTGTACATTGACTGTACTTTACATTCACACTGATAACTATTTTAAGATGTATTtactttatgatttatttaattttattcatttcccCCGCCAATTAGATTACTATAAGGTTCAAGGGAGaatttacatttactttttaattggaaaaaaaattatacaaggcAGTGAGGCAGTAGgatatttcaaacaaaaaattagaaataaaagaaagaaataataatgaaacttatatacataattaaaaacgtcaaaaatagcaacaatattaaattgtaaaatcatttttttaagggggTTGGTTATCagttttttggttgtttgtttttacgttttgttcttcttattattattttagttaaatatgcTTGCTTCTTTTAGCTAGCCACATCTTAATCAATCTCTTCTAAAGGTGATCTGCATTTAGTTAAATCTTCCTCAAGAAACCATTTAAAGTATGAAGCGCttgttttgtaataaaaattaaaactgatgATCTTTTCTTCCTTGTGTGGGATTTTATgggtatttttttcactttatgaaCAATTACATTTGAGcatatttagcatattttttattcatgtgaGAAAATCTAAAACCTTCTGGTTTGATTTCCAGTGCTGGTTAACCTGTAATAATATTTGTTGCCTAAATATCCAAACTATTAGACATGGtctacaaacagaaaacataaaagcagAATGTGGTATTAATACTTTAAtcatatttgcaaaattttataTACATAAATGGCGTTTTTTGAAGGTACCCCAAGTTTTTGTTggtattaaaaatgaaatatttatgtgaaagactttaaaagaatgcaaaattttgaatttttagaacacatttttgaaataggTAATTGAcctttatttgtacatttatttttatgagaaactgTAGGCTATATAGTAACACATATACCTGttcttttaagtaaaatatgtttatataaatatatattttactcttGTGCGacgttacttttatttttttttctcttattctgatttgggatattttttttatatatgctgctttgttctgagccatttatattcaataataattgtatttctgaCATATTCATGCTgtattgttgaaatattttgtcaattttaaaaaaagagtcgtttgtagatttttttctttttgagtgtGAAGTCTTAAGTGTTAACAAAATTGCCTGTCAGAAAAGTACTTTTCATTTGCTAATAATAATATGCTTGGTCTTGTATAATCAGCTTCAACataaaaaacgtatttataaataaatataaaaatcccCTTCAAGgtctaaaaaagaaagagttacaatttatttttaatcaggcGCTCTTTGAACACCCCCTCCCCACCGATGGGAAAAACTTGTTGATGTTGAGTTGGCAGATTGGCTTTAACGCGATTTAGCTCCACAAACAGTCTGTCTGTAGAGTTTGCGGAGAttcgaaaaaaataatgttaaagttTGCCAATTTGTTATAAAAAACAACCAGTTAGCGTTTTATGGAGTCGCTACGGATCACTAAAGCCGTTTAAGCAGCTAATCTATTTTAGTATCTGCACCTTATCTGTTTAATTAAGGGACATTCTTCAGCATGACACTAAGAAaaggtaaaatgtttttaatttttcctggTTTGAATTACATTTGTGATAACCCTTTACCCTCATACATGCGTGGCAGCAAGTGTAAACTCTGTTTACATCACAGTTTTCAGGGTTTATGTGctgtatgtttgtgtttattttcatatctgttatattgttggaaaaaataaacacagcaaAGACAATGTatcagagtttttctttatggtACATATattctgattattatttttcaaaataacagaacTGCCACGTTCACGTGaagatttacacattttcatgttttcatgtctgCTTGGAATGATCTAATCAGTCAAGAAATCAGGTAATGTGCATAAATACACCTTGTCGTCTCCATCGTTGTGTTTTAGTGAACGTGATCATCCTCCTGTTGGTTGGTGTGGCCTTTCTGATCATAGTTCAGCGAAACCTCCTCAAACTCAGCGACCTTTTGCACAAGGAAAATCCAGGTATGTCTGCAGGTTTATGCCTTCTTCTGCATCCCAAGCATTCATCTTCTAAACACGTTTTGTCCCCTTCGGGGTCACGGTGCTGCTGGAGCTCAACCCAATACCTCcgggcgaaggcaggatacgCCCTGGACAATTCGCTAGTCtgtcacacacattcacacataagGTCAATTTAGAGTAACCTGTGAAGCATGAAGAAAACCCACTTGTTCCAGGGGAGAATATGCAATCCCATATGCAATCAGCATCCCATAATTACAATACATACAGCAATAATCACATAGATTAACAGAGACTCCTAAATTCTGGACATATTTTCTCCCTTAATTacattaaaagcatttaaagcaTCCGTTTatcctttttgaaaaaatatataaaaagcaaGTCTGTTACTGTTACAAAGATTTACTTTATTAATTACCTTTTACCTGTTTCATCTTCCTGTTGCAcatttaaatgatatttttattgaaacaaagaagaagaggTTTTGCATAACTGTCATTGCTCACCTGTAGGGCTGCCACCATTAGTCGATTAACTATACCGACAACTAAAATAATTCTTTAATTGTTCTTGTGCATACTTAGAAAAtgaagtcatttttgttttatttttggagcaGCACCTTCTTCTTTAGACCATTCTGTCAATTCTGGGGACAGTATAATTATAGTAAGACTGCATTACTTCAGGATTTCACAAtttgacacttttaaaatatatttaaaacaaattttcagaCCAACATTCATTTACTGTTTGGAATGGCTGGAAGGATTCAtgtcttcaatgtttttattgcattaaaaagcttttatttgatATAATAATACcctaaaatgttattatttgacatttttcatgtttttaagctGTAGAATCTGTAAATATGAGATTGAAATAGTCCTGATGCATTTATAAAAAGCCTATGGGGTCCCTTAAGGCTCTCTAgtgattgttttgcttttacacAAATGAAAAGTCCctaaaatatggagagaaaatagactcactctgatttgtgagtccgtaattattgatttgtgcGTGTATATTCTTGATGTGTAACTCAGATAATACAtgttgtgcataagtaaaaaaaatacaaaactttaaaaaaccacaaaatacaatttacgaATTTGTGAGACGTGAAAAAAGTCTCTCaacagatttgtgcgtaactgaggttttgtgtgtgcataagaGGTGATTggtgtgtaatttttaagatTTGCTTATGTAATTAATTTCAAGCtgtctttgaattttttttaatctgtaaattgtagtttccatgtttttatttcataattattgtacttatgcacataatATATATTATGAGTTACatatcaagaattacacacacacaaatcaaaagttatgctcaaatcaagaattacacactcAAATTAGGAATACcgtacgcacacacaaatcctaaattacgcaCAGATCAGGAATTCCGCACACATAAATTAGgaattacaaacacacaaatccaaagttacacacaaatcaggaataacgcacacacaaatcctaaattaggcacacataaatccaaagttacacacaaatcaggaattacacacacataattccaaagttacgcacaaatcaggaatttcgcacacacaaatcctaaattacgcacacataaatacaaagtaacacacaaatcctaaattacgcacaaatcaggaattacgaacacacaaatcctaaattatgcaCACATAAATAcgaaattatgcacaaatcagggattccgcacacacaaatcctaaataatgcacaaatcaggaatcacgcacacacaaatcctaaattatgcacacataaatacaaagtaacacacaaatcaagaattacgcacacacaaatcctaaattacgcaCACATAAaaccaaagttacacacaaatcaggaattacacacacataattccaaagttacgcacaaatcaggaattccgcacacacaaatcctaaattacgcacaaatcaggaattacgaacacacaaatcctaaattacacacaaattaggaatacgcacacacaaattcagagttacacacaaatcaagaattacgcaggCATAACTtggggtgatacttatttctctccatactaaaacattttaaataacatattttgCATGTCTGCAGACTCTGGGTTGATTCTTCCGTTTGAGGGAGAGCTGTCCCCGGACCCAGAGCCACagcggagaggagaggagatCCCCGTTCTGCTGACCGCTGCTGAGGACAGACTTGGAGCTGTGGTTGCTGCCATGAACAGCGTCTACCACAACACCAAGGCCAACGTCGTCTTCACCGTGGTGGCCCTCAACGGCACAGTCGACCATCTGAAGTAATGCTCaccaaaacaggattttatttaacactttaacttAGCTCACATATTTTTCACGTTTTATCCACAGAGAGTGGCTGAGTAAGACAAAGctgaaaaaggtcaaaattaaGATTCTTGTTTTTGAGCCTTCACTCTTCAGTAGTAGGATTTCCAAAGACCCTCAGACGCTGGAGACTTCAAACCTAGTAACACTTTCTACTATCTATAGAACAATTCACAACTGTTTTCTGTTATTCTATACATTGACTCTATGGTTTGTTTCTCAGTTGACTTTTGCCAGGTTTTATCTTCCCGCGTACATACCAGGGGCAGAGAAAGCCATCTATCTGGATGATGATATTATTGTACAAGGTAATAAAAACCCCTCAATGTACGAGGATTAGATGAGAcccaaaaaaaaggttttggatTAAAATTTTTGATTGGTTTATTCCCAGGAGACATTAAAGAACTTTATGACACCAACTTGAAAGCAGGACACGCAGCTGCCTTTTCTGATGACTGCGACTCAGGATCGTCCAAAGGGATCATTCGAGGGGCGGGAAACCAGGTTTGCGACTCCTGCGAGacttaaaataatcataatatctgatttatcccattttttttaaacgtttttttttcttttttaagaacaaCTATATAGGTTTTTTGGATTTTACAAAAGATTCCATAAAGAAGCTGGGGATGCGGGCCAACACGTGCTCCTTCAACCCCGGGGTCATCATCGCCAACCTGACGGAGTGGAAGACCCAAAACATCACCCAGCAGCTGGAGCACTGGATGGAGCTCAACACGCGGTAAACCACCGTAAAAACAGTTAGCTTgactaatattttttcaatttcactGAACTCTGTTTTTCTTCAGGGAGGAGTTATACAGTAAAAACCTGGCTGGAAGCATCACCACTCCCCCACTGCTGCTAGTTTTTTACAAACGTCACTCCTCCATCGATCCGTTGTGGCATGTGCGACACCTGGGTGAGTTCCTCCTGttccaaaataaagaaagacaTGATAActttttgatcatcttttgatctattttcaaagcgctCCCAGTGGTCTGTTATTTACGATTATGATATTTTTaggcaaaaccaaaaaacaggactttttttcccccaaactttattgacaaacaaCATAATACAACAACAAAGTGAATGTCTCGAGGGGGGAACTGTACAAACTGCAcgataaaaaacagaaacaaaaattataGATATAAATAAtatgcaataaaaaagaaatataaatccAACAACCTTCAGAGttcaataaatttaaaatttttcaaaaatcaaattagttCAAATTGCCTTTTTGTTTCGAAGTTGTTTGATAATGTCACAGAACTGATtgatttcattcaaaaaatgtttgaatttaggTTTGGAGTTAAACCATTTAGCTTTATGAATACGAACGTTTGCCaataatgaaaacagctgtgtaaaaaaaataaaatctttgccTTCAGGACCGTTTCTGCagaggcaggagttcattagtgAGAAGCAGAGAGTTTGTGGTTACATCACAAAAAAGCTggaatttttcatctgctcctgattcacaatgatttgaataaaacaactcagggatgcaactttaagcttaattttcttatagcatgtcctccattgtcagaaaaatgccatatttgaacattttaaaaacaattttccttGGAATTCTTTTTATGAGGTCAAATTTGGACCATCTTAAGgtgaatgaaaaaccagattgtagatttaaaaaaaaacatttttgaaaattttaaagcaggagattgttaaaaaaaataaataataattgttaatttaaaacttgaataaaaaggaaaaaaaataagcctcTTTGCTTTTAGTTCtcagttttcagcttcaattCACTTTTCTCTGCTGATCTGATCCTATTTTCacgggggggcggggctttgagctcattggctaccaaGATTTCCAATTGGGTGACACATCTTCTagacttttctcagacaaacgcaaacattttcacaaacatttctcTTGTTTAAAGCTTTATGCAAATTCAGCTTTATGTAACATTGGCAAACTGTATGTGCTGCTTTTCGGTAAAACATGGCATGGAAGAGATTGatcgggaaaaaaaatccactgaacAGCGAGACAACTGGATATAGCGAGGAAAAACTGTAGTGAAAACAGTAGTGAAAATATTCTCCCAAAGTTTGGTACAGCAGAGTGGTGGTACGTAAACAGACGCCGTCCCGTAAAGGAAAAGACATCATATCACCAGAACCTctggtagccaatgagctcgaagccccgcccccacgtgAAAATAATCCTCTTGgcagtgaaaacttgaaaaatgaattgaagctgaaaactgaGAGCAAAGAGggagaaattacaaaaaaaaaaaaaaaaatgtcgaaaatacacatttttttggtaacacttttaggtttattttttctttttattgaagtttgaaacttaaaattatttttttaatttttctttcaagtttacaatattttttatttcaaagttacatgttgatttttcacattttcagtaattccttcaagttttcagtgTGTACTGAAGAGtttgaaactgttttcattttttcaaatgtacatCTGGTTTTCCATTCACTTTAAGTTGATCCTAATTTGACCCCATTGGGTCTTTTTGGAataacaacacagatttttgtctcttgtttctATGCAATAGGTTGCATCtgtaaaatagctaaaaatgcaacatttttcagGCACTACAGGAGCTGGAAACCGCTACTCCCCTCAGTTTGTGCGAGCTGCCAAACTCCTGCACTGGAACGGACATTACAAGCCTTGGGGAAGGTTGTCTTCCTTCACTGACGTCTGGGATAAGTGGTTCATTCCAGACCCCACGGGGAAGTTTCAACCAGTGCGAAGACACGCAGACTGAGAGGGGACGTCTGTCGCGGTCCGATCCCAAAAGGAGTCCAGCATTGCTGCTTGTATCTCAGGGACAGAGACAGCTCAGCCAGCCTTGTTTATTTGCCAAAATGAATGTTTCTCTTGACCTCGACTTACATTCCTGAGAAACTCTTTGGTGATGAAGACTGTTTGACATTCTGAGATGCTTTAATGTTCTCCACTGATGCCTTCACAGACTGCCTAAAGAAACATCAAGATCTTTTAAATTATGGCCCGAATAGCTGGTTGGGTTCAGTCCTGTTGGAATCTCAGTTGCCTCCACCGTCGGTTGATCTGTTATGTAGCTTCATTTATCTGTACGAGTCTCAAGTTTATGCAAACCACTAACCAAACTTCAACAAACTGTTTGCACAAGATGCTACACACTACACAAagaattgtattgttttttccCAAAAAGCAGTGACCTGTGTCTAAATGTCATTTatacaataaatgttttgcaaaCAACCCCATgaaagacttgtttttgttaaaactagtgctgtcatgcaattattttgtttgtgtgtctaaTTAATCGTGATCTGTAATTATACGTCTAGAGTGTTCCTGTTTCTCTTATTTATTGTGCGAATGCTGTCCTCCGACTTTCGTTCTTGATTAATGAAAACATTCTTGGAAAATACTTTTGCTTTCTTCTGTCTTGTGCCGGTAAtcctgtttttcttaatttctttagtatttttcttcGGTACGTTTTTGTCGTTGCATTGCTCTTTAGCTCTTTTAGCTTTTCCGCTATCAAAACGTTAAGCTCTTGTAGGATATTTCTAATAAgcttggctaattttggctttttccccctagttatttaggctattttggagtttcgctaatatttcagctacatgctagctttcttttttttcttttttgcaaattgGGGGGggttaagctattttgaagtttagctaatatttcatacTAGcattcgtttttttcttttgttgttgcaaatttttttttttaggctattttggagtttcgctaatatttcagctacatgctagctttcttttttttttggcaaatttatttttttttaggctatttcaaagtttaaccaatatttcagctacatgttagctgttttggttaacttaggctatattggagttcagctaatattgattttcattgtaaatattttaaatctaataactgctgtgaaaagcctcattttgaggtacTTTCAGGTTAAATTTACGACACTGTGgggcagtaaaagatcaaatcaACTAAAGTTGCTTTAtcaagtttctctttttttgtttttattgtaataggtttttaaatgtacttttacaCAACCAAGGGGCATTGGGCTGGCGGGGATTCCCGTCCCGGGAGGGGTCCGCCTGCGTCGTGGGGGCCGCTCACCTGCATCTGGCCTCACTCCCTCTGGCTCTGGGTAGAGTGACCCTCTTGGGGCCTgttgttgcttaaatgtgaAGACTACTTTACCCAACAGGTGTTTGTAACAAcagtgtgtgtagacaggccacacccctcccagattgttgttttatgatgttactaccctctgttaccatcttcttTTCTCTATAAACTCCCATCTTTTGTGCCAATCCCCCATCGGGACAAAATGAATGCAGGAAAAGCAAACGTTTCCCTCGGTTTATATTATATTCCTCAGAGGAAAGAGCGGGTCCAGAGTACATGCTGGAGCCTTGacaaaatgcaagtttttctaaaaatattgaaaggaaCATGGTGGTTTTGTCACTTTAGATTTACTACacatatattcaaattatttacagTAGGAACAGACAGTAAAGCACCATCCGAGAGCAGAAATACAACGAGATGTTATTAAAAGAATACAAGATTATAGTCGAGCTTTACATGTTTTGACTGATTTGTTTCCTTCAGAATCATCagttcaaaaataaagttcatcCTGTTGGTGATTTCATCCACGTATGGAAAACATCCGATGTAAATTTCCGTTACACTTTCTGAGCTGAGGCGCTGGCTGGAAATGAAGcttaagttcatttaaaatgggCATTAAAATCATAGGCGTCGTCTGTACTCGTAGCTGTCAGGTTCACCTCCAAGGCCGATGACTGAAACTGCacttttttgggtttttctgtaaaagagaaaaacaaattagaatatttttgttctcaaaGATTTCAGATAAtagtaaaaaagtaataattactGCTCTGTGGTGTTTTCTCTGGATTCTCCACAGCTTCATTTGAGTCCACagcctgaggaaaaaaaaggaaaatctttgGACTAAATTTCACTTCATCCTGAAGTACAATAGAGATAAATTACACAGCAAGATCAGAGTTGGATTAGAAGTCTTCATGAAAAACTTCAAGATTTGCGTTTTTGTCCTCATTTCAAGAATAAAAGACCAGCTGTTTAAAGACCCTCCATCAGTGGTTACCTCGTCgctctgcttctcctccgcTGCGGTTGCAGCACTGGGCTGTTCTTCAGAAACACGCAGAACACCAGAAGTTGGGCCTTTAGAGATGAAGCTTATGCTGCTCGCAGGGTTTGGAAATTTAACACCTAGAGAGGAGAAGACAGGAGTTACGACAGCTCATCGCTGCTGTCATCTGCAGGGATGTTAAAGTTCCACCTTTCAGAGTttcctcatttcctgttttcagtttcttcaGATTCCAGCCGTTCTGCATTTCGGTGACCACGGCATCCGTCAGGTAAGCGGGAGGGGTGTGCTTCCCAGGAACCTTACAGTGGTAGCTTAGCTTTGCCCTGAAATAAACCCCAAAACCACAtcgataaaaacataaataagtagCTGCCATATCGCACGTTTGCAGAAAGCTTTGGAAAATATTTGGATCAGAGTTGGATTAGAAGTCTTCATAATAAAATCCAGACTTGCATTTTTTGTCCTCATTTCCACAGTGGGGGGGGGGCACCCTTCCTCAACAGTAAAAGTGAACTCACCCGGTCCAGTCAGACAGAAAGATGGCGGCTGCCTGCTGCGTGTCAGGAACTCCTCCCTTCTGCAGGAAACCGCGCTTTTTGGCCAACATGGTCAAAAACTCCAGAGAGTTTCTATAGTCTGGAACGTTGTACTGCAGCATAACCTGGACCGGTAAGACGACACGTCACCAACCGTCCAAACGGTTGCTTTGGTGATGGAAGCTTGGCCTACCTGTGTCTTATCACACTGCTTTATCAGCGTCTGCGCTGCCTCCAGAACGCTGTCCTGAccctcctccacctgcaggcTCCTCAAGGCCATGGAGGCCGGCGGGTTTGATGGGGACGCCACTATTCCCGGGCTGTCGATGAGCTTCACGGTCTTAGAGATGTGCACCTCTTGCATTGACCTGGTGT is drawn from Oryzias melastigma strain HK-1 linkage group LG5, ASM292280v2, whole genome shotgun sequence and contains these coding sequences:
- the glt8d1 gene encoding glycosyltransferase 8 domain-containing protein 1, producing the protein MTLRKVNVIILLLVGVAFLIIVQRNLLKLSDLLHKENPDSGLILPFEGELSPDPEPQRRGEEIPVLLTAAEDRLGAVVAAMNSVYHNTKANVVFTVVALNGTVDHLKEWLSKTKLKKVKIKILVFEPSLFSSRISKDPQTLETSNLLTFARFYLPAYIPGAEKAIYLDDDIIVQGDIKELYDTNLKAGHAAAFSDDCDSGSSKGIIRGAGNQNNYIGFLDFTKDSIKKLGMRANTCSFNPGVIIANLTEWKTQNITQQLEHWMELNTREELYSKNLAGSITTPPLLLVFYKRHSSIDPLWHVRHLGTTGAGNRYSPQFVRAAKLLHWNGHYKPWGRLSSFTDVWDKWFIPDPTGKFQPVRRHAD